A stretch of DNA from Catenulispora acidiphila DSM 44928:
ATACTGCCGATCGTGCCAGAGGCGCACCGGTTCTGAGAACCGGTGCGCCTCTGCGCGGTATCGCTATAGCGATCCCTAGGAGCGATTTTCTTAGGAGATCAGCTCCAGGCGAGCGCGGTCAGCGGGTCCGCGAGGACCGCACCGATGTCCCGCAGCACCTTCGAACCCAGCTCGCCGTCGACCAGGCGGTGGTCGAAGGACAGCGCGAGCGTGGTCACCTGGCGCGGCTTCACCTTGCCCTTGTGCATCCACGGCTGTTCCCGCACCGCGCCGAACGCCAGGATCGACGCCTCGCCGGGGTTGAGGATCGGGGTGCCGGTGTCCACACCGAAGACGCCGACGTTGGTGATCGTCGCCGTGGCGCCGGTCATGTCCGCCAGCGAGGTCTTGCCCTCGCGTGCCACGTCGGTGAGCTTGTTGAGCGCGCGGCCCAGCTCCACCAGCGGCAGCAGGTCGGCGCCCTTGACGTTCGGCACCAGCAGCCCGCGCGGCGTGGCCGCCGCGATGCCCAAGGTGACGTGGTCGAAGTAGACGATCTCGCCGGCCGCCTCGTCCCAGCGCGCGTTGATCTCCGGGTTCCGCGCCATCGCCACCAGGAACGCCTTGGCGACCAGCAGCAGCGGCGACACCCGCACGCCCTTGAAGTCCGGCATCTCCTTGAGGCGCTGCACGAACTTCATGGTCGGGGTGACGTCGACCGTCAGGAACTCGGTGACGTGCGGCGCGGTGAACGCCGACTGCACCATCGCCGTGGCGGTCGCCTTGCGCACGCCCTTGATCGGGACGCGGCGCTCGCCGTTGACGAAGGGCGCGGCGGCCGGGGCAGTGCCGTTGGCGGCAGCCGGCGCCGCAGCGGCGGTCGACGTCCCGGAGGCCGCCGCGTGGACGTCCTCCCGGGTCACCGTGCCGTTGGTACCGGTCGCGACCACCAGTGCCAGATCGACGCCGAGGTCCTTGGCCAGCTTGCGGACCGGCGGCTTGGCCAGCGGCTTCGCGCCGGTCGGTGCGGCCGGTGCGGCCGTGGTGTCCGGCGTGCGGGTCTGGACCGCCGGAGCGGCCGCCTCCCGCGCCGCGGACTGGCCGTAGTAGGCCGGAGCCGGGACCTCGTCGGCGACTGGCTCCTCGCGGACCGTGGCACCCATGACGTCGGCTGCCGACGGCGCCGCCGCCGTCTTGCGCGGACGGCGGCTGGAGGCGCCCTGCTTCACGCCGTAGCCGACCAGGACCGGCTCGCGCTTGGCTTCCTTGGGCTCCTTGGCGGCGGCCGGCGCGGCCTTCGCCTCGGCGGTGGCCGCGACGCCGGCGGTCATGTCGTCC
This window harbors:
- a CDS encoding dihydrolipoamide acetyltransferase family protein; its protein translation is MGEIKRFNLPDVGEGLTEAEILAWSVKVGDLVKVNQVLVEIETAKAAVELPSPWAGKIVELLVDEGQTVDVGTPIIGIDTDPSTPSTGGAGGDDMTAGVAATAEAKAAPAAAKEPKEAKREPVLVGYGVKQGASSRRPRKTAAAPSAADVMGATVREEPVADEVPAPAYYGQSAAREAAAPAVQTRTPDTTAAPAAPTGAKPLAKPPVRKLAKDLGVDLALVVATGTNGTVTREDVHAAASGTSTAAAAPAAANGTAPAAAPFVNGERRVPIKGVRKATATAMVQSAFTAPHVTEFLTVDVTPTMKFVQRLKEMPDFKGVRVSPLLLVAKAFLVAMARNPEINARWDEAAGEIVYFDHVTLGIAAATPRGLLVPNVKGADLLPLVELGRALNKLTDVAREGKTSLADMTGATATITNVGVFGVDTGTPILNPGEASILAFGAVREQPWMHKGKVKPRQVTTLALSFDHRLVDGELGSKVLRDIGAVLADPLTALAWS